CGGGATGACCATAGGCAGGAAGTAGACGAACCGGAAAACGCCGATGAAACGCACCTTCAAGTTCAACAGGACCGCCAGGCCGAGGGAGCCCAGCACGGTGACAAGCACGTTGACGAGCGTGAATATCAGCGTCGCCTGCAAGGTCTTGTAGAAGCCGGACCCCGGCTCGAAGAGGTTCGCGTAGTTCGCTATGCCCACCCATTCCGGCTCGCCAAGCAGGTCCCATTTCATGCAGCTAATGACGAATGACGCCAGGATCGGCATCCCCGAGAAAAGGAGGAACCCGATGAACCAGGGGGAGAGAAAGATGTATGGGGCGGCGCCGTCGACGCCGCGTTTCGTCCGACTCATGGCTGCTTCCCTTCTTTCTAGTGGAGGGCCGTGCCGCCTCGGCTATCGGCGACACGGCCCACCACCGTCACATGCCTAGCTGGCTTGGTTCGCGGCCTGGATTGCCTTGTCAACGTCCTCAATGGTCTTGACCCCGAGGAGATAGGCGTTGATCTCGTTGGCGAGGTCGTTCGTCGCCGTCGCGGAGGCAAGCGTGTAGCCGAACTGGCCGGAGCCGTCCGTGGCCGGGTCGGTGATGGCGCCCCAGTTGCTCGGGCTGCCGTTGCCACCGGGGTGCTGCCACTCGGTGGAGTCGGCGAACTTCTTCAGAACGGACGGGTTGGACGTGCCGATAGATGTTAGCTGTTGGCCCTCGTCGCCCATCATGAACTCGATGAACTTCCACGCGGCGTCCTTCACCTGGCTCGTCTTCGAGATGGTGTAGAAGCCGGTGTGCAGGCTGGTGTAGTCCACCAGATCGGCCGGCATTGGGACCATGTCCCAGTTCGCCTCGGTCTCTCGGTACGTAAGGACGCCCCAGCTGCCGTTCAGCGTCATCGCGGCCTTCCCGGCGGAGAACAGGTCGGTCACATCGGTGCCGGAAGCGGAGGGGGCCGCCATCGACTGGTCGACGTTGGTCAGGGTGTTGATGAAGTCGACGGCCTTCTTCATGCCATCGCCGAGGACCAACTTGCCATCGCCGTCGATGACCCCGTCGCCAGCCTGGCCGGCGAGTGAGTACCACATGCCCGCGAAGGAGAAGGCGTCGGCGCCGAATTGCTTGCCGTTGCCCTCGCCGCTGGTGAGCTTCTTGGCGGCGGCCCGGAAGTCTTCCCACTTCCAGTCGGCCGTCGGGTACTCGACCTTGGCGGCATCGAAGAGGTCCTTGTTATAGAACAGGACCTGGTCGGCGTAGCACCACGGGATGCCGTAGGTGCCGCCCATCTTGGCGGCGAGATCAGCAACCGCCGGAATGAAGGCGTCGGATGTGAGCGTGCCGCCGGACAGGTAGCTGTCGAGGGGCTCCAGCGAACTGGAGGCGAGTCGGATGGCGTCCGTCTCGTACAGGTGGAGGATGTCGGGGGCGGTGTTGCCCGCGATCATCGTGGTGACCTTCTCCGAGTAGGTGTCGCTGTCATAACTGGTCACCTGGAGGTCGATGTCGGTGTTGGCCTTCTCGAAGGCGTCCACCATCTCAGGTGTGATGTTGTCATTCCACGTGGCCATTGTCACAACGGTCTTCCCGCCGCCGTCCGATGGGGTGTTGGTGCCGGTGTCGGAAGTGCATCCGGCCAACAGAGCGGTGGCGAGGCAAGTCGCCGCCGCCAAAGTGATGATGGGTTTGCTTCTCGTAGTGGTTGGCATCTTGTTCTTCCAATCGTCCTTGAGTGTCAGAAACCTGCGAAACACAGTTTCTGTTGGGAATCGTATCCCAAGCGTCCGCGCAGCGCAAGTGTTTTCCGCGCCCTGCCCGATATGCCTCCGATAAGGAGGTTAGCTTGCGCCAGCCCCGAGTCGGGGAGCGCCGAAATGGCGAAACACGGTTTCGTCGGGCGCAACTCATGGGCCTCAGCAGTGCTGCGCAGGCACTGGTGCTTCCGGGTGCCATGACAGGGCCTTGCGCGGTGGTCGGCTCTGCCGTGGCGTGCGCAAGAATCTCCGAGGTGGGATGCGTCTGAACGCCCGCCACGAGCACTCAGGCCAGGCGCAGGATTCGAGCAGACTCGCCGGTGCCGGCCAAGTCCAGGCGCAGGCTGGATCCGTCCCACAGTGCGGGCCAGGCGGGCAGCGAGGCGGGGAACAACTGCCGACAGCTGCGACCCGGGGAAGCCGACAGGTCCAGGCTGACTTCACCGTCACCGGCGCGGTTCCACACGAACAGGAGTGTCTCATCCTCGGTGCTGGTGGCCAGCGCCATGACAGGAGCGTCCCAGGAAGGCAAGCCGAGTGGCCAAGAAGGCAAAGAGGCGGCCTGGTGGGCTATGACGCGGGGATAGAGCCCCGCCGCCTCGCGCACCAGGGCGAACTGCTGGCGGTCCAGCCCGTTCAGGTAGCCAGACAAGTAGAGCCTGCCTGAGAGCCCGGTGACGAGGTTGAACGCCACCTGCTCCAATGTCATCAATGAGTGGGGGTACGCCCAGTTCCCGGCCTGCTCGGGCCGCATTATCATCGGTGCGGCGGCGGCGATGGCGGGGTAGAGACGGTAGTCCTGCTGGTCGGAGGTCGACTGCAAGTCGAACAGTGACAACCAGGCCTGGTCGGTGCGCTGGGCGCCGGAGGAACAGGCCTCCAAGATCACCTCAGGGTGCCGCGAGCGCAGACTGGACGTCCAGTCGCGAAGCGCCCGGCAGTGGCCCAGAAGGCCGGCGCCGGGGGAGGCGGCATCCGTGTCGGGGCCGACGCCGGGCGTCACGTTGTAGTCCCACTTGAAATACCGCACCCCGTAGTCGCCTATCAGGCGGTCGAACACCGCGTCAAGGTAGACCCGAGCGGCGTTTGAGCGCAAATCCAGGAAGTACCGCTCCTGTTCGACTATGCGCCGTCCCCCGCGGCGCATGAAGGCGTCCTCGGGCAGTTCGTCCGCGACGGGCGATCTAATCCCGATCACCTCCGGCTCGATCCAGAGGCCGGGTTTCATCCCCGAGCGCCTGATCAAATCGAGCACCCCTTTGAGGCCTTGCGCGCCGAAGCGCTTCTTGGAGGGTTCCCAGGCGCCCACCGACGGCCACCAATCGCCGTCGTCGTCGTACCAGCCGGCGTCGATGCAGAACACTTCGGCGCCCGCCTCGGCAGCGGCGGCGATCAGCGGGCGTAGCTTAGTACTGGTCGGGTCTCCCATCAGCGCGTTCATGTAGTCATTGAAGACCAGCGGGCGCCCGGCGTCGGCCTGGCGCTGGTGGCCCGAGCGGCGCCGGTGCCAGGTGAGCGCTCCGATGGCGGCATCGAATCGCTCGGCGGCGGCGAATGAGACGGGGACGGTGGTGAACGATCCGCCGGGAGGCAATTCCTCCAGCCAGGAGTGGTACAGGTCGTCCGGGCCAGTGAGCACCAGATCCACATCGGAGTCTGCTCGGGTGTTCAGCTCCCAGCGCCAAGGTCCGTTGTTCTCCACCTCCCAGGCGATGGCTCGCCCGGTGTCGCGGCCCTGAAGCAGGCCCATGGGCAGATGCTCGGCCGCAGACCAGGTGGAGTTGCCGGCAAGAGCCCAGGAATTGCGGCCAGACTGCCCGTGGGCCTCGGGGTTCACATCGGCCAGCCCGCCGGGGCCGTAGAGCGGGATCGAGGCCCACCGGCTTTCGGAGCACCACTCATTGCGGGCGGTGAATAGATTTGCGCCGCCAGGCCCGATGTAGCTCAGCAAGCTCGAGAGCACGGCGGAAGAGACCGCCTGCAACATCAGCGCGCCCCCGCCCTGGTTCTCCAACTGGGTGCTGGCCCGGTACGCCCCGGTACCGGTGTCCTCAATCCGCGTGGTCAGGCGCAGGGACAGCTCCGGGTCGGATTGGACCACTTCCAGGCAGGCGACTCCCCCAAGCTGGAATTCCCGGTGGCTGACGTGGCGCAACCGATCAGCCACCGCCGTCCGATAGGTGCGAGCGCCGGCGAGGCTCCGGCCTTGTCCCAGGACAAGCACCTCGGCCAGGGGTGAGCCCATCACGGCGCCCGGGCGGCCGCCCGCGAACGCTGATGACACCGCCCGGGACTCAGACCAGGTGAACCGTAGCGGTGTCTGCGTTCCCCACTCGATCATTTCCATGTCAATCCTTCTTCCGCGTACTGGCACCATCGCGGTGCGCTCTTGATGATGTGTGTCAAACCTTCCGCGACAGGCGGCGCGGACACCCGCGGTGCCCGACCGGGATTGGGGCGGCCCTCCATGCTGTGGGCCCTGATGTCTTGGAGCTGTGTTGGCTCACGCCTGATGCCCTTCCTCGCGCAGGCTGACCGTCGGCGCCGATGGCCGCGTCCTCATCGCAGTCGGCCCCATATAGCGAAACTAGCTTTCGTCCCGCAGTAGGCCCGTAGTCCCTAGTGCATTGACACTATTGACATCTATGATAGCGTCAGGCGAAAGTGATTGATGCAGTTTCGCACATCATCAAAGGCTAGACAGGGACTACGGAGTCTACATGCACGGCGACCGACGCGGCTGGCGGATACTTCCGGCAGCCGCGGCTCGCCCACTTCTCGCTGAGCGCCCCTCACGGGATGTTCGCCCAGCAGTCACGACGCGTCGAACATGACCACCATCACCGCGTCGAGCTAACGCGACGCAGAAGACTTGAAAGGAAACAATGATGTTTGAGATCTGGAAACCCGCGAACGGAAGAAGAAGGGGGCGACCCGCCACGGCCGCCGTCGCCTCAGCGCTCACCCTGGTTCTTGTGGCTCTGGGCACGACACTGGGCGCGACCAGCACGAGTGCGGCGCCAGAAGACGCCGTCAATGCAGCACCGCGCGCGACAGTTTCCTCTTCTGTGCATGGCAAAGGAGCGATCGGCAGCAATTTCAACGCGAACGCGATCCTCGATGGCGTGAAGTACAACTCCGGCGGGGCCGGATCCCCGCAGACCTGGTGCACTTGGTACAACGGAACGGCAGGCGGCCCGGAATGGCTGCAGCTCAGCTGGCCAGACCAGATCGAAGGCGTCGCCGCCGTGGATCTTTGGTTCTGGGGAGACGGTTCTGGCACCGTGATGCCGACCGCTTGGAACCTGCAGTACTCGCTGGACGGTGAGACTTGGAGCGACATCGCGCTCGAGGACGGCGCCGCCTACCCAGTCAACTCGAGCGGCGCGAGCAGCGTCGAATTCGCTGCGCCGGTGACGGTAAAGCACCTGCGGGCGAACATCGACCAGATTGCCGGCAAGTACATAGCCGTGAGCGAGTTCGAGGTGTTCTCCCAGGCCCCGCAACCTGTCAACACGGCGAAGGAGTCATACGCGACATCTTCGGTAGATGACAAGGGCGCAATCGGAGACAACTTCGATGTCAACGGAATCTTCGACGGCCTGAAGAAGAACTCCGGCAGCGGATCCGCAGACACCTGGTGCACGTGGTACAACGGGACTGCCGGCGGGTCGGAGTGGCTGCAGTTGAACTGGTTCATCCCGATGCAGCTATCTGCCGCTGACCTGTGGTTCTGGGGAGACGGCTCGGGCACCATCATGCCTTCGGCGTGGACTCTGCAGTATTCGCTGGACGGCGAGACCTGGACGGAAGCCGAACTCGCGGACGGCTCCTCTTACACTGTGAATTCATCGGGGGCAAGTAGCGTCGAGTTCGCTTCGCCGGTGACGGCGCGATTCCTGAGGGCCCAGATCGAGCAGGTATCCGGAAAGTACATCGCGGTGAGCGAGTTCGAAGCGTTCTCACCGGCAGAGTTCGAGTTTGTCTCGCGCGCCGAGCTGGTCGACCTCTGGCGCGCCGCCCAGCGCAAGGACGCAGCCAACTACACGCCGCAGACCTGGGCTGCTTTCGCGGCGGCGTTGGCCGCTGCGGAGGCCGAATTGTCAAATGAGGCGGCGACATCAGACAGCCTCCAGACGGTCTCGTCTGCGCTGAGCGACGCGATGAACGGCCTCATGTCAGTGCAAGTCCTGGCCGTCGACTTCGGCGACGGCGCGAGCTATGGCGAACTCTACGGCGGCGCCAACGGCACCCTCTACGGGTTCGGCGCCGACGGCGCCCCAACCGACTCACTGGTCAGCGGTGCCGCTGTCGAGAACACGTCACAGAAGCCGGCAGAAGGGCAGCAGCATCCCTCGGGAGACGTAATGGAGATCGAAGACCAATTCGTCGAGTCAGGTGAAGGCAACGATCTGTACATCTATATGCAGGACTTCTACCCGGACTGGGCATACAACGGCGGGAGCCGCCCAGGCGACACACGCACCTACGTCACCGACCCGCTGAACTCGAATTTCGGGACGTACACGCAGGCTGGCAACGGCACATGGGACTACCTTGAGGTCGCGGAGCTGGTCACCCGTTTCGTGCTTGAGAACTCGGACAAGCTCGACCATTATGTGCTTGTTCCGTTCAACGAGGCCGACGAGGGCAACTGGGCCGGCGCATACGGTTACCACGAAACACTAAAGAGTCAGTTCCTGACCGACTGGGACGCGGTCTACCGCAAAATCCATGGTCTATACGACGAGTACGCGGCCGCGGGGAAGATCGACCCGAACGCCGAACCCCGAATTGGCGGTCCCGGAGACGCCGCATGGCGGCCTACCCGCACGAAGGCTTTCCTGACGCACGCGCTGGCAAACAACACGCTGCCGGACGTGGTGATCTGGCATGAGCTCTCCGAGGAGAACGTTAACTCCTACAAGAGTCACTATGCCAGCTACCGCCAGATCGAAACGACTCTGGGAATCGATCCGCTGCCGGTTAACATCAGCGAGTGGGGCGAACTGCGGGACATGTCAGTCGCCGGTCAGATCATCCAGTGGTTCGCAATCTTTGAAGACACGAAGGTGCAGGCGCAGACAGCGTACTGGAACTATGCCGGCAACATCTCGGACAACCAGTCGCGCGCGAACAATGCCAATGCCGCTTGGTGGATCTTCAAGTGGTACGGCGACTTGCGAGTGACCGACACGGAAAGCGCCATCAACACCTACAAAGCGGTCGCCTATAAAGACAGTGCGGCGCAATCCGCGGGGACGGCAAACACCGATATGGACAAGCTCGCCGCAATCGCCGCCCTCGACACCGCCAATCGAAAAGCGACGATCATCTACGGCGGCGCCACCACCAAGTCGTCGAGCACCATCGAGGACACCGGGCAGAACATCTCCGTGAAAGTCGATATGCGCAACCTTGATCCCGAGGTCTTCGGCGACGAGGTCGACGTCGAAGTCCGCGAAACGCAGTTCGTTGCCGCAGACGGCTTTGCGCAATCACCGCGCCTGGTCAACAGCCAGCGAAACATCGACATCTCTGACGGCACGCTCGAGGTGACCACGCCGAGCGCGGATCGGTACGCGGGCTACCAGCTCGTCGTCACACCCGCCCGCGACATCGACCCGGACGAGAATCCCGACACGTCACGGCTGTTGCTGGAAGAAGAAGCGGAAGACCTCTCGCTGGCTAGCGACAGCGCACTCAACGCGAGCGTAGAGCAGCGCTCACCTACTGGTTCTGGCTGGGGACACCTCATGTTCTCCGGCAACAGCCATGTGGCGAGCTTCGGCCAGGGCGCAACGGCGACGTGGCAGGTCTCCGACCTTGAGGCAGCCGACTACCGTTTGCAGATCATCTCCGCGAATGACGGTTTCCCCGGCGCCATCAAGGTTTGCGTCGATGGCGGCAACTGCAAGACCGTGGAGTATGAGGCAGAAGAAGCGGTACACAGCATGTCGAACATGAACTACCGCGGCGGAATCCAGACCGTCCTGAGCCTTCCGGCAGGAGACCATTCGATCACCATCGTGAATGACGGCCGTGCCGTCGAACTCGACAAAGTCCAGTTGTATCAGATCAGCTCGGACAGCGATGGCGCAGGTCTGGATGCGCGAAAGTACACCGCCACCTCGGATTTCCGCCTGAAGGACGGAGCGCAGCTCTCATACGATGAGGGAACGCGCGGCTGGATAGACCTCAACGGAGGTTCAGCAGCGCTTCACGCCACCGCCTGGGAGTCCGGCTACCAGAACCTCAGGATCACCTACAGCGCCCCGGCGGGGACGTCGTTCGACGTTCTTGTCCACGGCATTGAGACCGCAACGATCACCGCGGCGGACGGCCTCACCGGGTCGGCCACGGTCGTTGTTCCTTTGTCGGAGGGTGTGAACGAGATCGATCTCACCGGTGATCCTGGGGTGCTCATCGAGAGCGTGGTCGCATCGCGCAACGCGGCTAAGGACGAGACTGCCATCTCCTTCGAGGCCGAAGATCTCACGCTCGCGGGAAGCGCGCGGATCATCACCGACGAGCAACTCTCGGCGCCCAACTATGCCGAGAACGGAGGACCCCAAACCTCGACAGCAAGCAACGGAGCGTACGTCACAGGCCTCGGCACGCAATTCGAGACCTATGTGTACCACACGAGCGCTTCCGGCGCCGGCGGTGACAAGACCCGACTCCTGAAGAACTCAACCACCAACGAGCCCGTCGTGAAAACAAACGCACCGAAGGGTCAACTCGTCATCGAGCAGGGACAAGTTCCACCGGGGACCTACAACATCGTGTTCCGCTACTCGAATGACAACATCAACCCGAACAACAACCCCGACATCGCAGCCGCGATGGATCTCGGTCTGCAGCTGCGCCAGGACAACACGGAGATCGCCCGCGCCGGTTTTCGGTGGACCTACACCGACAGCAGCTTCATGAGCCGCTCGGTCACGGCCACGATCGACGGAAGCAGCGACATCGTCCTCGGCAACTGGGATGAGCCCGGGGATCTGAAAGCGGCGGTGTCGTGGGGCGGGGCTCCCAACATTGACTCAATCACGTTCTACCCGATGACCGTCAGGGCGCCGGCCCCGTTGGATTTGGGTGTGACCGTTACGACTCGGTGCACGGCGGGGAATGCTTTCGTGCTGGTTCAGGTCGGCAACAACGACGAGGTTCCGGCCGAAGTCGTCGTCAACACCGACTTCGGCGCCAAGACCTTCCCCGCGGTGGCGCCAACCAAGAAGGCCTTGCAGTCGTTCACCACACGCCTGAAGCAGCTGCCTGCCGGGACGCTGACCGTCGCGGGAAGTGCCCTGAACGGGCGGTCGTTCGCCCAGGCCTTCAGCTACCCAGCACTCGCCTGCGGTAGCTGACCGACGCCGAGCCGCGGGCGGGGAAACGGCCCGGCGAACACCATTGTTCCCGATTTGGATTTCAACGAGAGGAAAGGCAAGAATTATGAGGACAAGACTCGCGGCCAGCCTGGCGCTAGGCGCGCTGGGGGCAGGATTGCTAACCGGCGTCGGCTCGCTCGCTTTCGCCGACGACCTGGTCGAACACGACACGGTTGACGTGTGGTTCGAGGTCCCGGACGAGAAGGCGCTGACCATGACTGTGGCAGCTAACGAAGCGGAACTGACTGAGGGCGCCTCGGCCGACCCGACGCAGCGCGTGTTCACGGGGACGCTGCCAACGGTGACTGTGACGGACACGCGCGACGCCGAGGACATACCGGCGGGAGTGGGCTGGGCTGTCTTGGCGGGAGCCACCGATTTCCAGGGTGACGCCGGCCAAGCGGACATCCCCGCCAACCAACTCGGTTGGACGCCAAGCCTGATCGCAGGCGAGGACCTGGGCCTGGTCAGCGCCGGCGGCGTGGTTGCCTCCAGGCTGGACGACACGGGGTCCGACGGAATCGCTGCCGACGCCTCACCGGAGCTGCTGGCCATGGCGCTCGATTCGGGCGCCGCCGCCGAGGAGCAGAACGGTGTGTGGCAAGCGACCGCCGCCCTCGTCTTGAAGACGGACGCGATCGTCGAACCCGGCAAATACACGTCGGAGTTGACGCTCTCCCTGTTCGAGTGAGCTGAACCGACCCGAACCCGCCAACGAGACAGCCCGGAGACCACGATGACCAGACACAGGATCTCCGTCTCCTCCTCGCTTGGACGGCTGAGGGCTTGCCTGGCCCCGCGAGCGTTGCCGTTGGCTCTCGCGGCCGGGTTGGCTCTGACCGTGCTCGCCTCGGCGGTCCCGGCCCACGCCGGGACCGCCGAGGACGGCGGCGGAGGTTCGGTCACCTGGTCGGTCGCGCCCGCCACCGCCGAGGGGCCCGACGGGCGCCATTGGGTCGAGTTGGCCCTAGCCCCCGGCGACAGCGCGACCGAGCACATGGCAATAACCAATCTCTCCCAAGAGGCAGTCACCTTCGCCCTGGCCTCGGCCGACGGGTATTTCACGGCGACTGGGCGGTTCAACATGCTGAGCAATCCGGCCGAGTCCGTGGACGCGGGGACCTGGATCGAAATCCAGGATGCGGTCACCGTCGAGGCGGACGAAACAGCCGTGGTGCCTTTCACCGTGACCGTGCCTGCCGACGCGCAGCCGGGCGACCACGCCGGCGGCGTCGCCGCCGCGGTCAAATCCTCCGGCGCCGGCTCCGAGGGCGGCGCCGGTCTGGGCGTCACATCGCGCTTCGGCTTCCGGGTTATGACCCGCGTCCTGGGGGAACTCGAACCACTCCTAGAAGTGGCCAATCCCCAAGCCAGCTACACCACCGCCTGGAACCCGGCCCAGCCGGGCCAACTGCGGATCGGATTCGACCTTGTCAACAAGGGCAACAGCCGCTTGACCGTCACTGGACGGGTCGCCGCGGGCGGCGGGACGGCAGCATTCCCCGGGAGGGAGGAACCGGCCATCGAGCTGCTGCCGGGAGACACCCGCCGTGTCGAGGTGCGCGTGGCGGGGGTCTGGCCCCTGTTCCGGGTGACCGCCAAGATCACCGCCGAACCAGTTGTGCTCGCGGTCGACGATGCCCGACCCCCCGAGCTGAAACCAGTCACCGCCACCGTGGGCGCGTTCGCCATGCCGTGGCCACAATGCGCCTGCGCGGCTGGTATTGGGCTGCTCATCGCGGCATGGTTGGTCAGCCGGGGCCGTTCGAGGCGCCGAATCGCGCGGATAGTCGCCCAGGCCAAGGCCGAAGCGCTGGCCGAGGCGGCAGGTCAGCCCAAGGGCGGGCCCGCGCCCCGCCTGGATCCGGCGGACTGACCACGCCGCGCGGCGGCCGCCCGCCGCAGCCCCCGTCATCGCCGTCGCGTTGATCGCCTGCCCCGACCGGCCGGCCCTGTCCGACGACACTGTCACGGTCGGAGTCTCCATCAACCCCAACCGCCCCGCCAACCGGTATCCGGGAGAATTGGCAAGTGTCGTTCCCAGCACTGCTAACCGCTAATGGAGATTGGTTTGCATGGCCAAGAACGCGGAAGAAGCTGCGATTGCCGAGTGCCCACATGACCCGAGAACGTGTGTAGCCGCCGGGACGTCCTCCCGCAAGAGGGGAAACGGGCGCACAACCTGAGAACACAACCCCCCACCCCCGCCATGCGGGTGAAACCCAGGGTCACAGAGCTTCGCCAAGTATTCATCGCCATCCCGACTGTGTGGTTTCCCGGCACCGTTCCCAACCAAAACAGGGACGGGTTCTTTTGGGGTTGGCCGCCGGTGCCTAGCCCTCGGCGGCCAACGCTTGAGCGGGCGGGGTCTTGGCCGCCCGGCGACCGGGCAGGATCGAGGCGACCAGGCCGGTCAGGATCGCCAGGACCAGGACCAGGCCGACCCGGCCCAACGGCACCGTCAGGCTCATGAACTCGGTCGCGGAAAGCAGCAGACCGCAGCCCGCCAAGCCAAAGAAGGTGCCCAGTGCCACACCGGTCAGACCGGCCACCCCGGCGATGATCGCCCCTTCCAACGCCATCATCCGGGTTGTCTGGCGCCTGGTCAGCCCCAATGCTCTGAGCATTGCCGTCTCGCGGGCGCGTTCCAGCACCGACAGCCAGAGCGTGTTGGAGACACCGACCAGGGCGACTATGACGGAAACCGCCAGCAGGGCCAACCCCACTATCAGCATCACGTCGACCGCGTTCTCAATGTTGGCCCGTTCGACGGCCGAGCCTTGGACCAGGAAGACCGAATCATCCGAGCCGGTGTGCTCGGTGACGGCGTCTTGCACATCCGCCACCACGTCTGCCGCATTGGCTTGATCGTCGACCTTGAGCCAAACCTGCGGCACGGATTCCGCGGCCCCCAGTTCGCGCAAGGTGGCGAGATCCACGACCAGCGCCTCGTAAGGCAGGATTGCCTCGTAGTCGGGCCGATCCACCCACTCAAGCTCGGCGGTCTGCCCGCCCGGGCCAATTAGTTCCAAGGTGGTCCCCTCGACGTCCTCCGCGTCGACCTCAAAGGCCGGGTCGGAGCCGTTTTCTTTGAGGGCCGTCTGCTGCTGGATGGTGGCGACAAACCAATCGTCCACCAGCACCTTCCCGGGCTGCAGCAGTCCCGCCATGTCTTTGTCACGAACGACAGACTGGAAGCCGTCGCGGTCAATGCCGAAGGCCGTGTAGTAGTAAGTCTGGCCCGAATTGTCGGCCACGCCAACGGTGCCGGACCGGACTTCGACCACCTGTTCCACGCCGTCAACAGCCCTCAGCTTGGCGATCAGGTCGTTGGACAGGCTTGACTGGCCAAACTGGCCGTCCAGGTCGGGATCCCCGGTTTGCTCGGCGGCCACTGTGGTGACCGAGGCGTCCCCGACTTGGACGTCGATGGGAGCGAAGCGCGACACTTCCTTGCCCAGCGACGCGCCGATCGAGGCGGCCGCCACAATCAGACCGGTCACCAGCGTCACGCCGATCACCAAAGCGCCCGCGGCGGCGGAGGTGCGGCGCGGATTGCGCACCGCGTTGGCGGCCGCGATCCTGGCCGCCCCGCCAAACCGGCTGAAGATGCCAGCCACGAGCGAGACCACCTTGGGCAGCCAGAAGACCGCCCCGACCAGCACGCTCACCACCAAGACACCGCCCCCCAGGACGCCCAGGATCGAGCCCGTTATGAGCACCCGCTCGCTGTCCGCCTGGGCCAGGTCGACCGAGTTGTTCATTGTCAGTCCGGCCGTCAGGCCCGCCAACCCCAACGCGCACATGCCGATTGAAAGGCCCAGGCGGACCTTGCCGGCCCTTGAGGCCAGTTTGGGCGGCGCCAGCGGGTGGAGCGCGGCCAGGGCGGGCACTCGACTGGCCAAGCGGGCCGGAATCGTCGACGCGATCAGCGTCGTGACGCCACCGGCCGCCACGGAGGCGACCACCGCCACCCAGGTGGGCCGGGCCACCCCGGGCAGCGGCAGCGAGGGGTAGAGTCCTCCGGCTATCCAAAGCGCGGCCTGGATCAAGGCCCATCCCAGGATCAAGCCACCCAACGCGCCGCCCAGGCCCATGATGGCGCCCTCGAGCAGAACCGTGCGCCGCACCTGTTTGCGAGTCGCGCCGACGGCGCGCAGCAAGGCCAGCGTCCGGGTGCGGCCGGCAATCAGCACCTGGTAGGTGTTTGAGATGGCCATGCCCGCCACAAACATCCCCAACAGCCCAAAGATCAGCACGACTGCAACCAGGATGGCCGCGCCGTCCATGAACTCGGCCACCATTTGGTTAGTCTCCTGGCGCAGATCCAAGACTCGGACCAGGCAGCCCCAGTCGGACGCCATGTAGCTTTGCGGTTTGCCGAACGGGTCAGACCTGAGCAAGTCTTGGCAGTATTCATCGCTGGTCAAGG
The Bifidobacteriaceae bacterium DNA segment above includes these coding regions:
- a CDS encoding sugar ABC transporter substrate-binding protein, which produces MPTTTRSKPIITLAAATCLATALLAGCTSDTGTNTPSDGGGKTVVTMATWNDNITPEMVDAFEKANTDIDLQVTSYDSDTYSEKVTTMIAGNTAPDILHLYETDAIRLASSSLEPLDSYLSGGTLTSDAFIPAVADLAAKMGGTYGIPWCYADQVLFYNKDLFDAAKVEYPTADWKWEDFRAAAKKLTSGEGNGKQFGADAFSFAGMWYSLAGQAGDGVIDGDGKLVLGDGMKKAVDFINTLTNVDQSMAAPSASGTDVTDLFSAGKAAMTLNGSWGVLTYRETEANWDMVPMPADLVDYTSLHTGFYTISKTSQVKDAAWKFIEFMMGDEGQQLTSIGTSNPSVLKKFADSTEWQHPGGNGSPSNWGAITDPATDGSGQFGYTLASATATNDLANEINAYLLGVKTIEDVDKAIQAANQAS
- a CDS encoding alpha-galactosidase: MEMIEWGTQTPLRFTWSESRAVSSAFAGGRPGAVMGSPLAEVLVLGQGRSLAGARTYRTAVADRLRHVSHREFQLGGVACLEVVQSDPELSLRLTTRIEDTGTGAYRASTQLENQGGGALMLQAVSSAVLSSLLSYIGPGGANLFTARNEWCSESRWASIPLYGPGGLADVNPEAHGQSGRNSWALAGNSTWSAAEHLPMGLLQGRDTGRAIAWEVENNGPWRWELNTRADSDVDLVLTGPDDLYHSWLEELPPGGSFTTVPVSFAAAERFDAAIGALTWHRRRSGHQRQADAGRPLVFNDYMNALMGDPTSTKLRPLIAAAAEAGAEVFCIDAGWYDDDGDWWPSVGAWEPSKKRFGAQGLKGVLDLIRRSGMKPGLWIEPEVIGIRSPVADELPEDAFMRRGGRRIVEQERYFLDLRSNAARVYLDAVFDRLIGDYGVRYFKWDYNVTPGVGPDTDAASPGAGLLGHCRALRDWTSSLRSRHPEVILEACSSGAQRTDQAWLSLFDLQSTSDQQDYRLYPAIAAAAPMIMRPEQAGNWAYPHSLMTLEQVAFNLVTGLSGRLYLSGYLNGLDRQQFALVREAAGLYPRVIAHQAASLPSWPLGLPSWDAPVMALATSTEDETLLFVWNRAGDGEVSLDLSASPGRSCRQLFPASLPAWPALWDGSSLRLDLAGTGESARILRLA